A single region of the Oreochromis niloticus isolate F11D_XX linkage group LG19, O_niloticus_UMD_NMBU, whole genome shotgun sequence genome encodes:
- the eapp gene encoding E2F-associated phosphoprotein: MNKLGQAQDFESYEIEEPSDEERAASSSEDELDVLLNGTPDQKKKLIREYLTGESESSSEDDFEKEMEAELSSTIKTMQGTWVPAAETSKRPGGGEEEGGGGAGGGPGLSNPQMYDEVYFDSDSEEDGTPSSSTSQRRRQRVIPTNDELLYDPDQDDRDQAWVDARRREYSRRKRPAAAFHSKLRHPQALPHSDAVLNCPACMTTLCLDCQRHEKYRTQYRAMFVMNCTVKREEVLRYKNQQEKNRRNRKRRRGQQTETPADETPAAMGMDADEVYHPVQCSECSTEVAVFDKDEVYHFFNILASHC; the protein is encoded by the exons atgaataagcTGGGTCAAGCACAAGACTTTGAGTCATATGAGATCGAAGAGCCGAGCGACGAAGAGCGGGCCGCCAGCAG tTCGGAGGATGAGTTGGACGTGCTCCTGAACGGGACTCCGGACCAGAAAAAGAAGCTGATCAGAGAGTATCTAACCGGGGAGAGCGAGTCATCCAGCGAGGATGATTTTGAAAAAGAGATGGAGGCAGAGCTCAGCTCCACCATCAAGACCATGCAGGGAACCTGGGTACCAGCAGCAG AGACCTCAAAAAGaccaggaggaggagaagaagaagggggAGGAGGTGCTGGTGGTGGTCCTGGACTTTCTAACCCACAGATGTATGATGAGGTTTATTTTGACTCTGACTCAGAGGAAGACGGCACACCGA GCAGCTCCACAAGCCAGAGGCGGAGACAGCGGGTCATTCCGACCAATGACGAGCTGCTGTACGACCCCGACCAGGATGACAGAGACCAGGCCTGGGTTGACGCCAGGAGGAGAGA GtacagcagaagaaaacgacCTGCTGCAGCTTTTCACTCAAAGCTTCGCCACCCTCAGGCTTTACCCCACAGCGACGCTGTTCTTAACTGTCCCGCATGCATGACGACACTCTGCTTGGACTGTCAGAG GCACGAGAAGTACCGGACGCAGTATCGAGCAATGTTTGTGATGAACTGCACAGTCAAGAGAGAGGAGGTGCTGCGTTACAAAAACCAGCAGGAGAAGAACCGGAGgaacaggaagaggaggaggggacAGCAGACAGAAACGCCTGCGGATGAGACTCCAGCAGCAATGGGGATGGATGCTGATGAGGTGTACCACCCAGTACAGTGCTCTGAGTGCTCCACTGAGGTGGCCGTGTTCGATAAAGATGAGGTCTACCACTTCTTCAACATCCTGGCCAGCCACTGCTGA
- the sptssa gene encoding serine palmitoyltransferase small subunit A yields the protein MALGECWKQLSWFYYQYLLVTALYMLEPWERTVFNSLLISVAGMAIYTGYVFMPQHIMAILHYFELIQ from the exons ATGGCACTTGGAGAATGTTGGAAGCAGTTATCCTGGTTTTATTACCAGTATCTTCTGGTGACAGCCTTGTACATGCTGGAGCCCTGGGAGAGGACGGTGTTCA ACTCCCTGCTGATCTCTGTGGCTGGTATGGCCATATACACCGGCTATGTGTTCATGCCACAGCACATCATGGCCATCTTGCACTACTTTGAACTCATCCAGTGA